A region of Argentina anserina chromosome 5, drPotAnse1.1, whole genome shotgun sequence DNA encodes the following proteins:
- the LOC126794872 gene encoding uncharacterized protein LOC126794872: protein MQTSMLISHSPSFNAYSSSNRLAQIAARVVSEFRQELDEAGLEDLDDVYDDNNNNHGQFSPPRIEQEARHDDAMEADKGDHNDEEEEEEEFEFAFVCREAPTSPIAAEEVFYNGQIRSVYPVFDQSLLLQVDDVEAVDKDSEKSPAAVTKPRRLPLGRLMIEEERENAASCSSSEADDLENLPPGTYCVWAPPKSGSSGKGGGGSGGGGGCDKSGSTGSSKRWKFRDLLSRSSSDGAKDTYVFFAPTAKIAEKESGNVIVARKVRSGKGVADGDKRRSYLPNKQDLLGFFSNVNGLSRNLHPF from the coding sequence ATGCAGACGAGTATGTTAATCTCGCACTCTCCTAGTTTCAACGCCTACTCCTCCTCCAACCGCCTCGCTCAGATCGCCGCAAGAGTCGTCAGCGAGTTTCGTCAGGAACTCGACGAGGCTGGTCTGGAGGACCTTGACGATGTCTACGacgacaacaacaacaaccacGGCCAATTCTCACCGCCGCGGATAGAGCAAGAAGCTCGTCACGATGACGCCATGGAGGCGGATAAGGGAGATCATaatgatgaggaggaggaggaggaagagttTGAGTTTGCTTTTGTATGCAGAGAGGCGCCGACGTCGCCGATAGCGGCGGAGGAGGTCTTCTACAACGGCCAGATCAGGTCGGTATACCCGGTCTTCGACCAGAGCTTGCTTCTACAGGTTGATGACGTGGAAGCAGTGGATAAAGACTCGGAGAAATCTCCGGCGGCGGTTACGAAGCCGCGTCGTCTGCCGCTAGGAAGGCTGATGATCGAGGAGGAGCGCGAGAACGCCGCGTCGTGCTCGTCTTCCGAGGCCGACGACCTCGAGAACCTTCCACCCGGCACTTACTGCGTGTGGGCCCCTCCCAAGTCGGGGTCGTCCGGGAAAGGCGGAGGAGGAAGCGGCGGGGGCGGGGGTTGCGATAAGAGCGGCTCGACCGGGTCGTCGAAGAGGTGGAAGTTCAGGGACCTTCTTTCTCGGAGCAGTAGCGACGGCGCAAAGGATACTTACGTCTTTTTTGCCCCCACAGCGAAGATTGCGGAGAAGGAGAGCGGTAACGTCATCGTCGCCCGGAAAGTGAGGAGCGGTAAAGGAGTGGCGGATGGGGATAAACGACGGTCGTATTTACCCAACAAGCAGGACCTGCTAGGGTTTTTCTCTAATGTCAATGGGCTTAGCAGGAATTTGCATCCATTCTGA
- the LOC126794298 gene encoding probable inactive poly [ADP-ribose] polymerase SRO5 isoform X2, which translates to MEYSGFRRSLCSVFADGFTASPPPTNDCELSDHSSDSGTTYTSSSDQESSVSDCESSVSSGDGRRQGLEAALVKLGEGDRVYDLIKKRFLASLGLLGAHVSVSAINRNSHSGFTGQARLNAFRVYLKAVEDKCGGNANVKYGWYAPSSKDEVSKIIGHGFGHCQKIGGDFGRGVYLAPDDSPLECLNSLSADEDGLRHLLLCRVILGKPEVVLPGNSEQYHPSSQEFDSGVDRLLAPKKYIVWSTHMNTHILPEYVISFRAPACLKEFLKTQLPIRKPTSPWMPIPTLIGVLSKFLPQPSIALIIKYHKAHRDNKISRSELIQRIRRIAGDELLATIIKSFRTKIFQCSNSNCKRFLKTEAGTRLSTKVVEAV; encoded by the exons ATGGAATACAGCGGTTTTCGACGTTCTTTATGCTCTGTTTTCGCCGATGGCTTCACGGCGTCGCCTCCGCCGACCAACGATTGCGAGCTTTCCGATCACTCTTCTGATTCCGGCACCACGTATACCTCATCCTCGGATCAAGAGTCGTCCGTCTCTGACTGCGAAAGCAGCGTCAGCAGCGGTGATGGACGCCGGCAGGGATTGGAGGCGGCGTTGGTGAAACTTGGAGAAGGGGACAGAGTGTACGACCTCATCAAGAAAAGGTTTCTTGCGAGTTTGGGGTTGCTTGGAGCGCACGTCTCTGTTTCGGCGattaatagaaactctcattcGGGCTTTACGGGTCAAGCCCGGCTCAACGCGTTTCGGGTGTACTTGAAAGCTGTGGAGGACAAGTGTGGCGGCAACGCCAATGTCAAGTACGGCTGGTATGCGCCGAGTTCGAAAGACGAGGTTTCGAAGATCATTGGGCATGGATTTGGTCACTGTCAGAAGATTGGTGGTGATTTTGGTAGAGGTGTCTATCTTGCTCCTGATGATTCTCCTTTGGAATG TTTGAATAGCTTGAGTGCTGATGAAGATGGTCTGCGGCATCTTTTGCTCTGCCGGGTGATTTTGGGGAAGCCGGAGGTTGTGCTGCCGGGTAATTCAGAACAGTATCATCCCAGTTCACAGGAGTTTGATTCGGGTGTGGATAGGCTTTTAGCTCCCAAGAAGTATATAGTTTGGAGTACTCACATGAACACTCATATCTTGCCGGAGTATGTTATCAGCTTTAGAGCTCCTGCTTGCTTGAAAG AGTTCTTGAAGACTCAGCTTCCAATTCGAAAACCAACGTCTCCCTGGATGCCAATTCCTACTCTAATTGGTGTACTTTCGAAGTTCTTGCCTCAGCCTAGCATTGCCTTGATCATCAAGTATCATAAGGCTCATAGG gaTAATAAGATCTCAAGGAGTGAACTAATACAGAGGATTAGACGAATAGCAGGAGACGAGTTGCTGGCTACAATCATCAAATCTTTCAGAACAAAG ATCTTTCAATGCAGCAACTCAAATTGCAAGAGGTTTCTCAAGACAGAAGCAGGAACGCGATTGAGTACCAAAGTAGTGGAGGCGGTGTAG
- the LOC126794588 gene encoding uncharacterized protein LOC126794588 — translation MLRLVTKRLLQGSREAQLPAVMAAPRRFYHERVVDHYDNPRNVGSFDKNDPSVGTGLVGAPACGDVMKLQIKVDEQGKITDAVFKTFGCGSAIASSSVATEWVKGKQMEEVLTIKNTEIAKHLSLPPVKLHCSMLAEDAIKAAVKDYQTKQTKTTNGSSEASPVGKAASA, via the exons ATGTTGAGGCTGGTGACGAAGAGGCTCCTCCAGGGCTCCCGCGAGGCCCAGCTGCCGGCGGTGATGGCTGCGCCGCGTCGTTTCTACCACGAGAGGGTGGTGGACCACTACGACAACCCCCGCAACGTCGGCTCCTTCGACAAGAACGACCCCTCCGTCGGCACCGGACTCGTCGGCGCTCCCGCCTGCGGTGACGTCATGAAGCTCCAGATCAAGGTCGACGAGCAGGGCAAGATTACCGACGCCGTCTTCAAGACATTCGGCTGTGGCTCAGCCATCGCCTCCTCCTCCGTCG CTACCGAATGGGTGAAGGGTAAGCAAATGGAGGAAGTGCTGACCATTAAAAACAC GGAAATCGCAAAgcatctctctcttcctccagTCAAGCTACACTGCAGCATGCTTGCTGAGGATGCCATCAAGGCTGCCGTGAAAGATTACCAAACAAAGCAGACTAAAACAACAAATGGCAGCTCAGAGGCCTCACCTGTGGGGAAGGCTGCTAGTGCCTAA
- the LOC126793762 gene encoding uncharacterized protein LOC126793762: MRIIAVARSFRARYMLPKATGHLQVRAFQHDFVPREPKSKPIRYKYPEVYNPYGPRPPPSDKIVQLAERIAALAPAERSQLGPALVESLKLPQFQPISVEGVDLGPQGGAAGASKGEEKKVEKIAFDVKLEKFEASAKIKVIKEVRAFTSLGLKEAKDLVEKAPCVLKQGLTKEEANDMIEKLKAAGGVAVME, translated from the coding sequence ATGAGGATTATTGCAGTTGCCAGATCCTTTCGTGCTCGTTACATGCTGCCTAAAGCAACTGGTCATTTGCAAGTTCGTGCGTTCCAACACGATTTTGTTCCGAGGGAGCCTAAGTCGAAGCCGATACGGTACAAATATCCGGAAGTTTATAACCCCTATGGTCCTAGACCCCCACCCTCCGATAAGATTGTTCAGCTTGCTGAAAGAATTGCGGCACTGGCTCCTGCAGAAAGGAGTCAACTTGGTCCTGCACTGGTGGAGAGCCTAAAGCTGCCGCAGTTTCAGCCCATTTCAGTGGAAGGGGTGGATTTAGGTCCACAGGGAGGGGCTGCTGGTGCGTCAAAGGGTGAGGAGAAGAAGGTTGAGAAAATTGCTTTTGATGTCAAATTGGAGAAGTTTGAAGCGTCTGCGAAAATCAAGGTGATCAAGGAAGTGCGGGCTTTTACCAGTCTAGGATTGAAGGAGGCGAAAGATCTTGTCGAGAAGGCACCTTGTGTGCTCAAACAAGGGCTTACCAAAGAGGAAGCAAATGACATGATTGAGAAACTAAAGGCTGCTGGAGGAGTTGCTGTTATGGAGTAA
- the LOC126794557 gene encoding dof zinc finger protein DOF5.6 encodes MSHNSLQVCMDSADWLQGSIHEDHSPMDSSSPLSGDILTCSRPLIERRLRPPHDQSLKCPRCDSTHTKFCYYNNYSLSQPRYFCKTCRRYWTKGGTLRNIPVGGGCRKNKKVASKKPNEDHTPSMNPSHLGSSSSSSHHNRTDLQLSFPDQMQLSHLNNLMLGAQGTGNPSFMDGRYGNINGMLENSNQLRPIDFMESKLEAIVGNSRNYDFMGGGGDSLGMVGGLSNMAAAHGLESGFHGFCSSPFGSMSLDHHGNNNGTNFMDTCQRLMLPYEANEDQQHHQTDIHDVKPNTKLLSLEWQDQGCSDSGKESSYGYLNGLGSWTGVMNNYGPSATNSLV; translated from the exons ATGAGTCATAATTCTCTTCAAGTTTGCATGGATTCAGCTGACTGGCTTCAG GGCTCGATTCATGAGGACCATTCTCCGATGGACTCTTCTTCACCACTATCCGGCGACATTCTAACGTGCTCAAGGCCCTTGATAGAGAGAAGGCTGAGGCCACCTCATGACCAATCCCTCAAGTGCCCGAGGTGCGACTCCACCCACACCAAGTTCTGCTACTACAATAACTACAGTCTCTCTCAGCCTAGGTACTTTTGCAAGACCTGTAGAAGGTACTGGACCAAAGGAGGTACACTCAGAAACATTCCTGTCGGTGGTGGTTGTAGAAAGAACAAGAAGGTTGCTTCGAAGAAACCTAATGAAGATCACACCCCCTCGATGAACCCTAGCCATCTCGGGTCGTCATCTTCGTCTTCTCATCACAACCGTACTGATCTACAGCTTTCGTTCCCGGACCAGATGCAGCTTTCGCATCTCAATAACTTGATGCTTGGTGCTCAAGGGACAGGAAACCCTAGTTTTATGGATGGAAGGTACGGGAACATCAATggaatgctggagaattcgaATCAATTGAGGCCAATTGATTTCATGGAGAGCAAGTTGGAAGCTATTGTGGGGAATTCTAGGAACTATGATTTcatgggtggtggtggtgatagtTTGGGTATGGTAGGTGGCCTTAGCAATATGGCCGCTGCTCATGGATTAGAATCTGGCTTCCATGGTTTTTGCTCAAGTCCATTTGGTTCAATGTCTCTTGATCATCATGGGAATAACAATGGAACTAATTTCATGGACACTTGCCAAAGGTTAATGTTGCCATATGAAGCGAATGAGGATCAACAGCATCATCAAACTGACATTCATGACGTGAAGCCTAACACTAAGCTCTTGTCTCTTGAGTGGCAAGACCAGGGCTGTTCCGATTCCGGAAAAGAATCATCATATGGGTACCTCAATGGTCTGGGATCATGGACAGGCGTGATGAACAACTACGGGCCATCTGCGACGAACTCATTAGTCTAA
- the LOC126793760 gene encoding pantothenate kinase 2, whose amino-acid sequence MAGLTQQPLGTNDTIKEKQQTLSLDKIEGHTEKDMAPVTGSSIHRSGSRPQLDLSKAAIQGTFEERDPTILLPNQSDHLSHLALDIGGSLIKLVYFSRHEDQSIDDRRKKTLKERLGISNGSRRSYPVLGGRLHFVKFETIKINECLDFIYSKQLHCGGMDARIWNPDAPTNENAVIKATGGGAYKFADLFKERLGVGLDKEDEMNCLVAGANFLLKAIRHEAFTHMEGKKEFVQIDPNDLYPYLLVTIGSGVSIIKVDGEGKFQRVSGTNVGGGTYWGLGRLLTKCNTFDELLELSQRGDNSNIDMLVGDIYGGMDYSKIGLSASTIASSFGKTISDNKELEDYRPEDISLSLLRMISYNIGQISYLNALQFGLKRIFFGGFFIRGHAYTMDTISFAVQFWSKGEAQAMFLRHEGFLGALGAFMSYEKHGLDDLMVHHLVERFPMGASYTGGKIHGPPLGDLNEKISWMEKFVRKGTEITAPVPMDPPGTTGLGGFEVPSSKGGTLRPDASAFNIGVLHLVPTLEVFPLLVDPKTYEPNTIDLSDHSELEYWFTVLSGHLPDLVDKAVASEGGTEDAKRRGDAFARAFSVHLARLMEEPAAYGKLGLANLLELREECLREFQFVDAYRSIKQRENEASLAVLPDLLMELDSMSEETRMLSLIEGVLAANIFDWGSHACVDLYHKGTIIEIYRMSRDKMHRPWRVDDFDVFQKRMFGFGDKKPRPHKRALLFVDNAGADVVLGMLPLARELLRRGTEVVLVANSLPALNDVTAMELPEIVAEAAKHCDILRRAAEAGGLLVDAMVSNLDGSKGNSSSVPLMVVENGCGSPCIDLRQVSSELAAAAKEADLIILEGMGRSLHTNFNARFKCDALKLAMVKNQRLAEKLIKGKIYDCVCRYEPIS is encoded by the exons ATGGCGGGTCTAACTCAGCAACCTCTTGGAACTAACGATACTATAAAGGAGAAGCAGCAGACTTTATCTTTAGATAAAATTGAGGGTCATACTGAGAAAGATATGGCTCCGGTCACCGGAAGTTCCATTCACCGGTCTGGCTCTCGGCCTCAGTTGGACCTCAGCAAAGCTGCTATTCAGGGGACTTTTGAAGAGAGGGACCCTACTATTCTGTTGCCTAATCAGTCTGATCACTTGTCTCATCTGGCTTTGGATATTGGAG GATCTCTCATCAAGTTGGTGTATTTTTCTAGACATGAAGACCAATCAATTGATGATCGAAGGAAGAAAACTCTGAAGGAGAGACTGGGAATTTCCAATGGTAGTCGAAGAAGCTACCCTGTTCTTGGTGGAAGGCTTCATTTTGTGAAGTTTGAGACAATCAAGATCAATGAGTGCTTAGacttcatttattctaaacAACTTCATTGTGGAG GGATGGATGCTCGTATCTGGAATCCTGATGCCCCaacaaatgaaaatgctgttaTTAAG GCAACAGGTGGTGGGGCATACAAGTTTGCAGACCTTTTTAAGGAAAGGCTTGGGGTTGGCCTTGACAAAGAAGATGAAATGAATTGTCTTGTAGCTGGAGCAAATTTTTTACTCAAG GCAATTCGACATGAAGCTTTCACACATATGGAGGGCAAGAAAGAGTTCGTGCAAATTGACCCGAACGATTTGTATCCTTATCTTCTTGTTACTATTGGTTCCGGTGTTAGTATCATCAAG GTTGATGGAGAAGGAAAATTTCAGCGAGTAAGTGGGACAAATGTAGGTGGTGGTACCTATTGGGGCTTAGGAAGGCTGTTAACAAAATGCAATAC TTTCGACGAGTTGTTAGAGCTTAGTCAAAGGGGAGACAATAGTAATATAGACATGCTTGTAGGGGACATTTATGGCGGTATGGATTACTCAAAG ATTGGTCTTTCAGCTTCAACCATTGCTTCTAGTTTTGGAAAGACTATTTCAGACAACAAGGAGCTTGAGGACTACAGACCTGAAGATATATCCCTGTCTCTCTTAAGAATGATTTCTTACAATATTGGCCAG ATATCTTATTTAAATGCACTACAATttggtctgaaacgaatattTTTTGGAGGGTTTTTCATTAGGGGCCATGCTTATACCATGGACACCATCTCCTTTGCAGTTCAGTTCTG gTCAAAAGGAGAGGCACAGGCAATGTTTTTAAGACATGAAGGGTTTCTGGGAGCACTAGGTGCATTTATGAGCTATGAAAAGCATGGTCTTGATGACTTGATGGTCCACCACTTGGTCGAAAGGTTTCCCATGGGCGCATCATATACAGGAGGAAAGATTCACGGTCCACCACTGGGGGATTTGAATGAGAAG ATTTCGTGGATGGAGAAGTTTGTTCGGAAGGGAACTGAGATCACCGCTCCTGTGCCAATGGATCCACCTGGAACTACTGGACTTGGAGGCTTTGAAGTTCCATCATCCAAAGGAGGTACCCTGCGTCCTGATGCAAGTGCTTTCAACATTGGGGTTCTCCATCTGGTACCCACTTTGGAAGTATTTCCATTATTGGTGGATCCAAAAAC GTATGAGCCTAACACGATTGATCTCTCAGATCACAGTGAATTAGA GTATTGGTTCACTGTACTCTCAGGGCATCTGCCAGACCTTGTTGATAAG GCGGTTGCAAGTGAAGGTGGGACAGAAGATGCCAAAAGAAGAGGTGATGCCTTTGCTCGAGCTTTTTCTGTGCACTTGGCACG GTTGATGGAGGAGCCTGCTGCATATGGAAAATTAGGTTTGGCCAATCTACTGGAACTCAGAGAAGAATGCTTGAGGGAGTTCCAATTTGTTGATGCTTATAGAAGTATAAAACAAAG GGAAAACGAGGCATCACTTGCTGTTTTACCCGATCTGCTCATGGAACTTGATAGTATGAGTGAG GAAACAAGAATGCTTTCACTCATTGAAGGAGTTCTTGCTGCAAACATTTTTGACTGGGGCTCCCATGCCTGTGTGGATCTCTATCACAAAGGAACAATTATTGAAATTTACAGAATGAGTCGTGATAAGATGCATAGACCTTGGCGG GTGGATGATTTTGATGTCTTTCAAAAACGAATGTTTGGATTTGGAGACAAGAAACCTCGCCCACATAAAAGAGCTTTGCTCTTTGTGGATAACGCAGGTGCTGATGTTGTTTTAGGAATGCTTCCACTAGCACGGGAACTGCTTCGACGTGGCACGGAG GTTGTTTTAGTTGCCAACTCCCTTCCTGCTCTAAATGATGTCACTGCTATGGAGCTTCCTGAGATTGTTGCTGAAGCTGCCAAG CATTGTGATATTCTTCGGAGAGCTGCTGAAGCGGGTGGCTTGCTTGTGGATGCCATGGTCAGCAACCTAGATGGTTCTAAAGGAAATTCATCATCAGTTCCATTAATGGTTGTTGAGAATGGTTGTGGCAGTCCTTGCATAGACTTGCGGCAAGTCAGCTCAGAGCTAGCGGCGGCTGCAAAAGAGGCTGATTTG ATTATCTTGGAAGGCATGGGCAGATCTCTTCATACCAACTTCAATGCCAGGTTCAAATGTGATGCTTTGAAG CTTGCAATGGTGAAGAATCAAAGGTTGGCAGAGAAGTTGATTAAAGGAAAGATATACGACTGTGTTTGCAGATATGAACCAATAAGTTAA
- the LOC126794298 gene encoding probable inactive poly [ADP-ribose] polymerase SRO5 isoform X1: MEYSGFRRSLCSVFADGFTASPPPTNDCELSDHSSDSGTTYTSSSDQESSVSDCESSVSSGDGRRQGLEAALVKLGEGDRVYDLIKKRFLASLGLLGAHVSVSAINRNSHSGFTGQARLNAFRVYLKAVEDKCGGNANVKYGWYAPSSKDEVSKIIGHGFGHCQKIGGDFGRGVYLAPDDSPLECLNSLSADEDGLRHLLLCRVILGKPEVVLPGNSEQYHPSSQEFDSGVDRLLAPKKYIVWSTHMNTHILPEYVISFRAPACLKEFLKTQLPIRKPTSPWMPIPTLIGVLSKFLPQPSIALIIKYHKAHRDNKISRSELIQRIRRIAGDELLATIIKSFRTKQLKLQEVSQDRSRNAIEYQSSGGGVDGPMLFGVNLKQSANL, from the exons ATGGAATACAGCGGTTTTCGACGTTCTTTATGCTCTGTTTTCGCCGATGGCTTCACGGCGTCGCCTCCGCCGACCAACGATTGCGAGCTTTCCGATCACTCTTCTGATTCCGGCACCACGTATACCTCATCCTCGGATCAAGAGTCGTCCGTCTCTGACTGCGAAAGCAGCGTCAGCAGCGGTGATGGACGCCGGCAGGGATTGGAGGCGGCGTTGGTGAAACTTGGAGAAGGGGACAGAGTGTACGACCTCATCAAGAAAAGGTTTCTTGCGAGTTTGGGGTTGCTTGGAGCGCACGTCTCTGTTTCGGCGattaatagaaactctcattcGGGCTTTACGGGTCAAGCCCGGCTCAACGCGTTTCGGGTGTACTTGAAAGCTGTGGAGGACAAGTGTGGCGGCAACGCCAATGTCAAGTACGGCTGGTATGCGCCGAGTTCGAAAGACGAGGTTTCGAAGATCATTGGGCATGGATTTGGTCACTGTCAGAAGATTGGTGGTGATTTTGGTAGAGGTGTCTATCTTGCTCCTGATGATTCTCCTTTGGAATG TTTGAATAGCTTGAGTGCTGATGAAGATGGTCTGCGGCATCTTTTGCTCTGCCGGGTGATTTTGGGGAAGCCGGAGGTTGTGCTGCCGGGTAATTCAGAACAGTATCATCCCAGTTCACAGGAGTTTGATTCGGGTGTGGATAGGCTTTTAGCTCCCAAGAAGTATATAGTTTGGAGTACTCACATGAACACTCATATCTTGCCGGAGTATGTTATCAGCTTTAGAGCTCCTGCTTGCTTGAAAG AGTTCTTGAAGACTCAGCTTCCAATTCGAAAACCAACGTCTCCCTGGATGCCAATTCCTACTCTAATTGGTGTACTTTCGAAGTTCTTGCCTCAGCCTAGCATTGCCTTGATCATCAAGTATCATAAGGCTCATAGG gaTAATAAGATCTCAAGGAGTGAACTAATACAGAGGATTAGACGAATAGCAGGAGACGAGTTGCTGGCTACAATCATCAAATCTTTCAGAACAAAG CAACTCAAATTGCAAGAGGTTTCTCAAGACAGAAGCAGGAACGCGATTGAGTACCAAAGTAGTGGAGGCGGTGTAGATGGACCTATGCTTTTTGGAGTAAACTTAAAACAGAGTGCTAATTTGTAA